The Aedes aegypti strain LVP_AGWG chromosome 3, AaegL5.0 Primary Assembly, whole genome shotgun sequence genome contains a region encoding:
- the LOC110679311 gene encoding uncharacterized protein LOC110679311, with protein MAKSKKKVVISAAVKQTASKKVHRSVRKEAKSKNLDFLLAPHQNKNVDTGIQEISPEKPSTSTAVPQQHRSGKRPVELSVRSHSGYLVRNKENTHCQQDDGVSPPSAKRCAIRVPVIYLEKQNLQRGNKRSTLLRGSLSDGENDEEHFESNADENYHKMPCVGRSKDPSEAVKKFSQELTSTNQVKSTTASQVEGREKRPAAISVTSSIDQTEDDFHQQQDVHKTPSFALPAKRLAFRAPLIDFPTDGNLQFLQDWLSEEEDESESCESETQNACETDDDLEDRPKNLSKTGAVKVKQQKSGQKQTSGKQVGVTAVPQQQFAAKQQAAKSIRHQSGSFVQIKESMLRQQAPSTIRCAVREPLIDLPTIEKLPLNDVMHPPSPTAIGYIQPNPLVEADTDFRCVCGQQAKIDQLIHLNNALIAQNKKLKLANEKSSLRCLTLTDALNAKVLGKTHDEKFTELPGFPDKNKLKKFSETAGSRDYIFVKLLLMEIFTDGLKNMTLTGRVTNNPNGRKGGERIQNELPEKVRLDPEKVKYIEERFVEHRVYQGETPAVAGVKVKQCRELIARVLIYYGKK; from the exons ATGGCGAAATCGAAGAAAAAGGTTGTGATTTCAGCAGCGGTTAAGCAGACCGCATCGAAAAAAGTACATCGAAGTGTTCGGAAAGAAGCTAAATCgaaaaatcttgattttttGCTCGCTCCTCATCAG AACAAAAATGTCGACACAGGAATTCAAGAGATAAGCCCCGAAAAGCCTTCAACTTCCACAGCAGTTCCGCAGCAACATCGCAGTGGCAAGCGACCGGTGGAATTGTCTGTCCGCAGTCATTCCGGTTATTTGGTCCGCAACAAGGAGAACACGCACTGTCAACAGGATGATGGAGTATCACCTCCATCTGCTAAACGATGTGCCATCCGTGTACCGGTCATTTATCTCGAAAAACAAAATCTGCAGCGCGGAAATAAGAGATCAACACTGCTCCGTGGCAGCCTGTCGGATGGAGAGAACGATGAAGAGCACTTCGAGTCGAATGCGGATGAAAACTACCACAAAATGCCGTGCGTGGGCCGTTCAAAGGATCCCTCAGAAGCTGTTAAAAAGTTTAGCCAGGAGTTGACATCCACTAATCAGGTGAAATCAACAACAGCATCGCAGGTAGAGGGCCGTGAAAAGAGACCGGCAGCAATATCAGTCACCAGTTCCATTGACCAGACCGAGGACGATTTTCACCAACAACAAGACGTACACAAAACGCCATCATTCGCTCTTCCTGCAAAACGGTTGGCATTCCGAGCACCCTTGATTGATTTTCCAACAGATGGAAATCTACAGTTTCTCCAAGATTGGCTgtcagaagaagaagacgaaagTGAGAGCTGTGAATCGGAAACACAAAATGCGTGTGAAACAGACGACGACCTTGAAGACCGTCCTAAGAATCTATCAAAGACTGGTGCGGTTAAGGTAAAACAACAAAAGTCGGGCCAGAAGCAAACATCCGGAAAACAGGTAGGAGTAACAGCAGTTCCGCAGCAACAGTTCGCCGCAAAACAACAGGCAGCAAAATCAATCCGCCATCAGTCTGGTTCCTTTGTTCAGATCAAGGAAAGTATGCTCCGTCAACAAGCTCCATCTACAATACGATGTGCCGTTCGAGAGCCGTTGATTGATTTGCCAACAATCGAAAAGCTGCCGTTAAATGATGTAATGCATCCACCATCACCCACAGCTATCGGATATATTCAGCCAAATCCACTAGTCGAGGCAGACACCGATTTCC GCTGTGTTTGCGGACAGCAGGCTAAGATCGATCAGCTTATCCACCTGAACAATGCCCTAATTGCGCAAAATAAGAAATTGAAACTTGCTAATGAGAAAAGCTCACTCCGCTGTCTCACATTGACGGACGCCCTAAATGCAAAAGTGTTGGGAAAGACACATGACGAAAAGTTCACCGAATTGCCCGGATTCCCCGACAAAAAtaagttgaagaaattttctgaaactGCTGGGAGCCGCGACTACATTTTTGTCAAGCTATTGCTGATGGAAATCTTCACGGATGGTCTGAAAAACATGACACTCACGGGTCGTGTAACAAACAATCCAAATGGTCGGAAAGGAGGTGAGCGGATTCAAAACGAGTTGCCGGAAAAAGTTCGCCTCGATCCTGAGAAAGTTAAATACATCGAAG AGCGATTTGTTGAGCACCGAGTTTATCAAGGGGAAACCCCGGCCGTCGCTGGAGTTAAGGTTAAACAATGTCGCGAGCTGATCGCACGCGTTCTGATTTACTATGGTAAGAAATAA
- the LOC110679266 gene encoding uncharacterized protein LOC110679266, with protein sequence MILNIYIKYNLPQQGVEHLLRMFNVISMGNIFPESFESFKNMFRNDYEMERIYFCQNCQYGYTGTPSAETRCPVTNCNAKEKDFFIAFSLEQQIRETVLKYSEQINNYEKNIIENDICDINRGTLAQATISREDGQFITLSANEDSAAPYKSTTKKPLYPLFLTVNNLPPQLRFDKNNLMLAALWFNTGKPDMVLFHKHFIQQTRRLRKGIKIGSEHYKILVLQDCLDSVGRCEVFCSKQFNGTFGCTMCLHSGKSINNQIRYPYQRSRLRDDSSTRKLMLEVHNSETQKPMLGIKGLSVLTGVPDFDIIRGLPPDYMHLVNLGLMKLIWELLLEGDAENKSKPYHIGKHKVLIEQRLQSIRLPSCFPRRIRSISEHAKFKASEWETLLFHCIYPCFNDLLPNKYMHHLMLLSSSIFQLLEFKISRITISSCEKKLDLFVKDFEKHYGTKNMVYNVHLTSHLAQTVRNLGALWNSSLYPYENGNSMLIGFQTSKNHPVLQVSQKFLLNRICRFGEVKNSLAKDWISKVWSPIHQKIEFSQHNLSILPDHVDVSTELKRVEFCDIGKYHYKGIRICSKDVCKNFKYDDSFIHVNGDFLNIDRLLIDKNKNAYVLGTILKTTKIFENMFMYELSNTQKLSSINDTLRLCVNVEIVMDGEPKDTLKYVSLCKSKTQID encoded by the exons ATGATACTTAATATTTACATTAAATATAACCTACCGCAGCAAGGCGTAGAGCATCTTTTGCGAATGTTTAATGTGATTTCGATGGGTAATATTTTTCCAGAGTCTTTCGAATCgtttaaaaatatgttccgAAATGATTACGAAATGGAGCGCATTTATTTCTGTCAAAATTGTCAGTACgg aTACACTGGTACACCCAGTGCAGAAACCAGGTGCCCGGTAACAAATTGTAATGCAAAAGAGAAAGATTTCTTCATTGCTTTCTCATTGGAGCAACAAATTCGGGAAACCGTTTTGAAATATTCTGAACAAATCAacaattatgaaaaaaacattattgaaaatgaTATTTGCGACATCAATAGAGGAACTCTGGCGCAGGCAACAATATCACGTGAAGACGGCCAATTCATAACGCTATCAGCAAACGAGGACAGCGCGGCACCGTACAAAAGTACAACTAAAAAACCACTGTATCCACTTTTTCTCACAGTCAACAATCTGCCTCCTCAATTGAGATTTGACAAAAATAACCTCATGCTTGCTGCTTTGTGGTTTAACACGGGAAAACCTGATATGGTATTATTCCATAAACATTTCATTCAACAAACACGACGTCTCCGTAAGGGAATCAAAATTGGATCCGAACACTACAAGATTCTAGTTCTGCAAGATTGTTTGGACTCGGTAGGCAGATGCGAAGTGTTTTGTTCGAAGCAGTTTAATGGGACATTCGGCTGCACCATGTGCCTTCACTCTGGAAAATCCATCAATAATCAAATCAGGTATCCTTACCAACGATCCAGGCTAAGAGATGATAGTTCAACAAGAAAGCTAATGCTAGAGGTTCATAATTCGGAAACGCAGAAGCCCATGCTTGGCATAAAAGGCTTGAGCGTTCTCACTGGTGTTCCTGATTTCGACATCATTAGAGGATTGCCTCCAGACTACATGCATTTAGTAAATTTGGGCCTAATGAAGCTGATATGGGAGCTACTTCTTGAAGGCGACGCTGAGAACAAATCAAAACCTTATCACATTGGGAAACACAAAGTGTTGATAGAACAGAGATTGCAAAGTATTCGGTTACCAAGTTGTTTTCCAAGACGGATAAGGAGTATATCTGAACATGCCAAATTCAAGGCCAGTGAATGGGAAACTCTTCTGTTTCACTGTATTTATCCTTGTTTTAACGACCTCCTGCCGAACAAGTATATGCATCATTTAATGCTTCTGAGTTCCAGTATATTTCAGCTTCTCGAGTTCAAAATTTCCAGAATCACTATCTcatcttgtgaaaaaaaattggatttaTTCGTAAAGGATTTTGAAAAGCATTACGGTACAAAGAACATGGTGTACAATGTACATTTAACCTCTCACCTGGCTCAAACCGTAAGAAATCTTGGTGCTCTTTGGAATTCTTCACTATATCCTTATGAAAACGGAAACAGCATGCTAATAGGTTTTCAGACTTCGAAGAATCATCCTGTTCTTCAGGTTTCTCAAAAGTTCCTATTGAATAGGATATGTCGTTTTGGTGAGGTGAAGAATTCACTTGCGAAGGATTGGATTTCGAAAGTCTGGAGTCCCATACACCAAAAGATAGAGTTTAGTCAACATAATTTATCAATATTACCCGATCATGTAGATGTAAGTACTGAGCTAAAAAGAGTTGAGTTCTGCGATATCGGAAAGTATCATTACAAAGGCATTAGAATTTGTTCAAAAGATGtgtgcaaaaacttcaaatatgaTGATTCATTTATTCATGTTAACGGTGATTTCTTAAACATTGATCGCCTGCTAAtagataaaaacaaaaatgcatATGTACTTGGCACAATTTTGAAAACCACAAAAATATTTGAGAACATGTTTATGTATGAGTTATCAAATACTCAAAAACTAAGTAGCATAAACGATACGCTTCGACTATGTGTAAATGTAGAAATTGTGATGGATGGTGAACCAAAAGATACATTAAAATACGTTTCGCTCTGCAAATCAAAAACGCAGATAGATTAA